A part of Candida albicans SC5314 chromosome 2, complete sequence genomic DNA contains:
- a CDS encoding uncharacterized protein (Ortholog(s) have role in protein export from nucleus, regulation of chromatin silencing at telomere, ribosomal small subunit export from nucleus and cytosol, nuclear pore, nucleus localization) produces MPDESPSKRKIDSDESTSVQLKRTKSIAHDDLRQSIVKEITKTFEERISKLEARISKLEEEFPNEEEEKSEEEKEEEKETKKENAASIDNQQPDRRILNKEPPPLPKRQATFGSNSFSFSPGKITPLNSFNDTNTVPNSPKPVFGATTSFGNMNKLSASSTPEPAKSTITTTSSSSTTLSKPTTSTPATFGSAFGSNTRFSNAFQDSIKKKSFLDKEDDKQSTVDNNNNDKDKENDNNTNNVSKPQEFKQVDLVPVEQTTGEEDEISHFNCTAKIFELNLSKISEGWKERGVGPLHLDQSKADKRQIRLVMRSQGLLRVVLNYKITADTEILKGLEASLTPGKFLRLNSVNSEGTPIQYLLKFGSENLRNELVDKIDALKEQIKN; encoded by the coding sequence ATGCCTGACGAGAGTCCaagtaaaagaaaaattgattcagACGAACTGACATCAgttcaattgaaaagaacAAAGTCGATTGCTCATGATGATTTACGACAATCTATTGTAAaagaaattacaaaaactTTTGAAGAACGAATTCTGAAATTGGAAGCAAGAATTCTGAAATTGGAGGAGGAATTTccaaatgaagaagaagaaaagtcagaagaagagaaggaagaagagaaagaaacaaagaaagaaaacgCAGCAAGTATAGACAATCAACAACCAGACAGGAGGATATTAAATAAAGAGCCACCACCACTTCCTAAAAGACAAGCCACTTTTGGATCCAACTCGTTCAGCTTTTCTCCAGGAAAGATCACACCATTAAACTCATTCAATGATACAAACACTGTTCCTAACAGCCCTAAACCAGTATTTGGCGCCACTACGTCTTTTGGAAACATGAATAAATTAAGTGCTAGCTCAACACCAGAACCagcaaaatcaacaatcaccaccacatcatcatcatcgacCACATTATCAAAACCAACAACATCCACCCCAGCTACCTTTGGATCTGCATTTGGCTCCAACACTCGATTTTCCAACGCGTTTCAAGATTCGATTAAGAAAAAGTCATTCCTTGACAAAGAGGATGACAAACAATCAACTGTtgataacaacaacaatgacaaagacaaagaaaacGACAATAACACCAACAACGTATCGAAACCACAAGAATTCAAACAAGTTGACTTGGTACCAGTGGAGCAAACAACCggtgaagaagatgaaatatCACATTTTAACTGTACAGCCAAGATATTCGAGTTGAACTTATCAAAAATCAGCGAAGGTTGGAAAGAGAGAGGTGTGGGACCATTGCATCTAGATCAATCGAAAGCAGATAAACGACAAATTAGACTAGTCATGAGGTCACAAGGGTTATTGAGAGTAGTATTGAACTATAAAATAACCGCAGATACTGAGATATTGAAAGGATTAGAAGCAAGTTTGACTCCAGGTAAGTTTCTCCGTTTAAACTCTGTCAATTCTGAAGGAACCCCAATCCAGTACTTACTAAAATTTGGATCAGAGAATTTGCGCAATGAATTAGtagataaaattgatgCTTTAAAGGagcaaatcaaaaattaa
- a CDS encoding U1 snRNP complex subunit (Putative U1-70K component of the U1 snRNP, involved in splicing; ortholog of S. cerevisiae SNP1; downregulated upon adherence to polystyrene), translating to MNDNTEKYPPNIQKLFQPKPPFPYISPIDYPPEKRSTKPISPMSSIKNEIDKYLTSELPERESKAQAVPKKISKIVKHKQKQHEANLKRLAKEKDHERQLEEWNNPTLFAKQEREFMKDPFRTVFIARLDYNLTELDISRAFARYGMIESIRIIRDKQGKSRGYGFVVYERNTDAMNCVNDLSRTGLKLGNRPILVDIERSRVLKNWRPRRLGGGEGGRGYVKEGKVQSVAASARRIVIANNPSFNTAPPQHDQQQFQYHHHQQQQQQHQPQFQTQYNTYTDSYQPQLSQRYSSGSRTASDVRAPATSIKDKYAKYSSIGTNPATEKTYSYKPASDDRSIRNIRRRD from the exons ATG AATGATAACACTGAAAAATACCCACCGAATATACAGAAATTATTTCAACCGAAACCACCATTTCCATATATATCACCAATAGATTACCCACCAGAGAAACGGTCAACCAAACCAATCTCTCCAATGTCATCAATTAAGAATGAAATAGATAAATATTTGACTCTGGAACTACCGGAACGTGAATCAAAAGCCCAGGCTGTGCCGAAgaagatttcaaaaatcGTGAAGcacaaacaaaaacaacacGAAGCAAACTTGAAACGTTTGGCCAAAGAGAAAGATCATGAACGACAATTAGAAGAATGGAACAATCCAACACTTTTTGCAAAACAAGAACGCGAATTTATGAAAGATCCTTTTAGAACCGTTTTCATTGCTCGATTGGACTACAATTTAACTGAGTTGGATATATCTCGTGCATTTGCTAGATATGGGATGATCGAATCGATAAGAATAATAAGAGATAAACAGGGTAAATCAAGAGGGTATGGATTTGTTGTATATGAAAGAAATACAGATGCCATGAATTGTGTTAATGATCTAAGTCGTACTGGGCTAAAGTTAGGGAATCGACCAATTCTCGTTGATATCGAAAGAAGTAgagtattgaaaaattggcGACCACGAAGATTAGGTGGAGGAGAAGGTGGAAGAGGCTACGTTAAAGAGGGGAAAGTACAATCTGTTGCTGCTTCAGCAAGAAGAATTGTCATTGCTAATAATCCATCTTTTAACACTGCACCACCACAGCatgatcaacaacaatttcaatatcatcatcaccagcaacagcaacagcaacatcAACCTCAATTTCAAACTCAATACAATACTTATACAGATTCCTATCAGCCACAATTATCACAACGTTACTCTTCTGGATCTAGAACTGCACTGGATGTGAGAGCTCCAGCAACATCAATAAAAGATAAGTATGCAAAGTACTCTTCTATTGGCACCAATCCAGCAACCGAAAAAACTTACAGCTACAAACCTGCAAGTGATGATAGATCAATAAGGAATATAAGGAGGAGAGATTAA